Proteins found in one Actinokineospora alba genomic segment:
- a CDS encoding SRPBCC family protein, translated as MADESTQSIVVDAPADAIMAVIADFEAYPEWAGAVKQSEVLSRDADGRGQEVTFTLDAGVFKDVYTLAYTWAEDGLAVDWTLVKGQMQRSQKGRYALREEGGRTTVTYTLSVQLMVPMIGLFRRKAEKVIMDTALKELKRRVEAL; from the coding sequence ATGGCCGACGAGTCCACGCAGTCCATCGTCGTCGACGCCCCGGCGGACGCGATCATGGCGGTAATCGCAGATTTCGAGGCATATCCCGAATGGGCGGGGGCGGTCAAACAGAGCGAGGTGCTCTCCCGTGACGCCGACGGCCGCGGGCAGGAAGTCACCTTCACCCTCGACGCCGGGGTGTTCAAGGACGTCTACACCCTGGCCTACACCTGGGCCGAAGACGGCCTCGCGGTCGACTGGACGCTGGTCAAGGGGCAGATGCAGCGCTCGCAGAAGGGCCGCTACGCCCTGCGCGAGGAGGGCGGCCGGACCACGGTCACCTACACCCTGTCCGTGCAGCTGATGGTGCCGATGATCGGCCTGTTCCGCCGCAAGGCCGAGAAAGTGATCATGGACACCGCGCTCAAGGAGCTCAAGCGCCGCGTCGAAGCGCTGTAG
- a CDS encoding metallophosphoesterase family protein — protein MRVHVVSDVHGNAEALARAGEGADALIVLGDLIDFVDYHDHSRGILGMVFGAEKVAVFAGLRRERLTAEASAYARELWSTLHDAAGVVEEAVRTQYKALFAAMTVPTFATPGNVDLPHLWPEFAGDGVEVLDGDVAEVGGLRFGFVGGALLPRGVAPRRTGPFVPYLRTPEEFDDAVARLADVDVLCSHIPPDVPELTYDVMARRAELGSVALVDLIHRQRPRWSVFGHVHQPLSARMRLGRTECANVGHFQRTRWPYVLRW, from the coding sequence GTGCGGGTTCATGTGGTGTCCGACGTTCACGGCAACGCCGAGGCCTTGGCCCGGGCTGGAGAAGGCGCCGACGCGCTCATCGTCCTCGGCGACCTGATCGACTTCGTCGACTATCACGACCACTCACGCGGCATCCTCGGCATGGTGTTCGGCGCGGAGAAGGTCGCGGTGTTCGCCGGGCTGCGCCGCGAGCGGCTCACCGCCGAGGCCTCCGCGTACGCCCGCGAGCTGTGGTCGACGCTGCACGACGCCGCGGGCGTGGTCGAGGAGGCCGTCCGCACGCAGTACAAGGCGCTGTTCGCGGCGATGACCGTGCCCACGTTCGCGACGCCGGGCAACGTCGACCTCCCGCACCTGTGGCCCGAGTTCGCAGGCGACGGTGTCGAGGTGCTCGACGGCGACGTCGCGGAAGTGGGCGGGCTGCGGTTCGGCTTCGTCGGCGGCGCCCTGCTTCCGCGCGGGGTGGCGCCCCGGCGCACCGGGCCGTTCGTGCCGTACCTGCGCACGCCCGAGGAGTTCGACGACGCCGTCGCGCGGCTCGCCGACGTCGACGTGCTGTGCAGCCACATCCCGCCGGACGTGCCCGAGCTGACCTACGACGTGATGGCGCGACGCGCCGAACTGGGCTCGGTGGCACTGGTCGACCTGATCCACCGGCAGCGGCCGCGCTGGTCGGTGTTCGGCCACGTCCACCAGCCGCTCTCCGCCCGGATGCGGCTGGGGCGCACCGAGTGCGCCAACGTCGGACACTTCCAGCGGACCCGGTGGCCGTACGTCCTGCGCTGGTGA
- a CDS encoding polyketide cyclase / dehydrase and lipid transport, whose protein sequence is MPHVDVVDETFIVVPPKVVAAAFADPGAWRRYWPDLELEVYADRGDEGLRWTVGGALVGTMEVWLEPVLDGTVVHYFLRADLPEGRSVKNVRRELTARQLAAKSVALGLKAVLEDGRAPGCAPTSA, encoded by the coding sequence ATGCCGCATGTCGACGTGGTGGACGAGACGTTCATCGTGGTGCCACCGAAAGTCGTGGCCGCCGCCTTCGCCGATCCCGGTGCGTGGCGCCGTTACTGGCCCGACCTCGAGCTGGAGGTCTACGCCGACCGCGGCGACGAGGGCCTGCGCTGGACCGTGGGCGGCGCGCTGGTCGGGACCATGGAGGTCTGGCTCGAACCGGTGCTCGACGGCACCGTCGTGCACTACTTCCTGCGGGCCGACCTGCCCGAGGGTCGCTCGGTCAAGAACGTGCGCCGGGAGCTGACCGCGCGCCAGCTCGCGGCGAAGTCGGTGGCGCTGGGGCTCAAGGCCGTCCTGGAGGACGGGCGAGCGCCGGGATGCGCGCCGACGTCCGCGTAA
- a CDS encoding HNH endonuclease produces the protein MTSNGYRLIRLKAGGWVLEHRHIMELKLGRPLLPGENVHHLNGDRVDNRPENLELWVTRQPRGQRVEDALAWAHEIIARYGSVS, from the coding sequence TTGACGTCCAACGGCTATCGGCTGATTCGCCTGAAAGCGGGCGGCTGGGTTCTGGAGCACCGGCACATCATGGAGTTGAAGCTCGGCCGCCCCTTGCTGCCCGGCGAGAACGTCCACCACCTCAACGGCGACCGAGTGGACAACCGACCCGAAAACCTGGAGCTGTGGGTCACTCGACAGCCGCGCGGGCAACGCGTCGAGGACGCACTGGCCTGGGCTCATGAAATCATCGCCCGATACGGATCGGTGTCGTAG
- a CDS encoding ArsA family ATPase: protein MRILLFTGKGGVGKTTLAAATAARIAASGRKALVVSTDPAHSLADAFGTVLGAEPSEVDTSLYAAHVDARSLVDRSWPELRDQLRGVFAGAGLDELDAEELTVLPGVDELLALSEVARLAESGPWEVVVVDCGPTAETLRLLALPEAIAGYLDRVFGSARGMLASAQVRSAAKSISTLATHLAGLREVLTDPAMTSVRLVLTPERLVVAETRRTLAALALRGVHVDALIANRLVPKARLWQGPAASWLRTRRSEQDTVLSELDASTPLSVHVVEHRAVEPIGSRALIDLADELYAGIDPLDGLRRPGVPLLSVQADGDDYLLTVALPLLDGCDLDLVRVGDDLAVTVDGVRRLVALPLMLRRYTVIDAEADGAGLVLRFAPGQEERP, encoded by the coding sequence GTGCGGATTCTGCTCTTCACCGGCAAGGGCGGGGTGGGCAAGACGACCCTGGCCGCGGCGACGGCCGCCCGCATCGCCGCGTCCGGCCGCAAGGCACTGGTGGTGTCCACCGATCCCGCGCACTCGCTCGCCGATGCGTTCGGCACAGTCCTGGGCGCCGAGCCGTCCGAAGTGGACACTTCGCTCTACGCCGCGCACGTCGACGCCCGGTCGCTGGTCGACCGGTCGTGGCCGGAACTGCGCGACCAGTTGCGCGGGGTCTTCGCGGGAGCGGGACTCGACGAACTCGACGCCGAGGAACTCACCGTCCTGCCCGGCGTCGACGAGCTGCTCGCGCTGTCCGAAGTGGCCCGACTCGCCGAGAGCGGGCCGTGGGAGGTCGTGGTCGTCGACTGCGGTCCGACCGCGGAGACGTTGCGGCTGCTCGCTTTGCCGGAAGCGATCGCCGGATACCTCGACCGCGTGTTCGGCTCCGCGCGGGGAATGCTCGCGAGCGCGCAGGTCCGCTCCGCCGCCAAGTCGATCTCCACGCTGGCCACGCACCTGGCGGGCCTGCGTGAGGTGCTGACGGACCCGGCGATGACCAGCGTGCGACTCGTGCTCACCCCGGAACGGCTCGTCGTGGCCGAGACCCGCCGCACGCTGGCCGCCCTCGCGCTGCGCGGGGTGCATGTGGACGCCCTCATCGCCAACCGGCTGGTGCCCAAGGCGCGGCTGTGGCAAGGGCCCGCGGCGAGCTGGCTGCGCACCCGCCGGTCCGAACAGGACACCGTGCTGTCCGAATTGGACGCCTCGACGCCGCTGTCGGTGCACGTCGTCGAACACCGTGCGGTCGAACCGATCGGCTCGCGCGCGCTGATCGACCTCGCCGACGAGCTCTACGCGGGTATCGACCCGCTCGACGGTCTGCGCAGGCCGGGTGTGCCGCTGCTGTCGGTGCAGGCCGACGGCGACGACTACCTGCTCACCGTCGCCCTGCCGCTGCTGGACGGCTGCGACCTGGACCTGGTGCGCGTCGGTGACGACTTGGCGGTCACTGTGGACGGCGTGCGCAGGCTCGTCGCGTTGCCGCTTATGCTTCGGCGCTACACCGTTATCGACGCCGAGGCCGACGGCGCCGGTCTGGTGCTGCGCTTCGCGCCCGGCCAGGAGGAGCGCCCGTGA
- a CDS encoding lysophospholipid acyltransferase family protein: MVYWLVKWVFLGPLLRLFFRPKIEGAEHIPAEGGAILASNHLAVSDSFFLPLKVSRRVTFPAKIEYFTAPGIKGKLKKLFFTGVGQIPIDRSGGSAAQAAIATGVRLLREGHLMGIYPEGTRSPDGRLYKGKTGIARIALQAGVPVIPVAMFGTDKANPIGSKMWRPYPIRIKIGKPLDFSRYEGLEGDRFVERSITDEIMYALMELSGQEYVDVYAAKAKELQAAHDAGTVTDVPTQLKRDARIPETEAS, translated from the coding sequence GTGGTGTACTGGTTGGTCAAGTGGGTCTTCCTGGGGCCTTTGCTGCGCCTGTTCTTCCGTCCCAAGATCGAGGGCGCGGAGCACATTCCCGCCGAGGGCGGTGCGATCCTGGCGAGCAACCACCTGGCGGTGTCGGACTCGTTCTTCCTCCCGCTGAAGGTGTCCCGGCGGGTGACGTTCCCAGCCAAGATCGAATACTTCACCGCGCCCGGGATCAAGGGCAAGCTCAAGAAGCTGTTCTTCACCGGTGTGGGTCAGATCCCGATCGACCGCTCCGGTGGGTCCGCCGCGCAGGCCGCGATCGCCACCGGCGTCCGGCTGCTGCGCGAGGGCCACCTGATGGGCATCTACCCCGAGGGCACCCGCTCGCCCGACGGCAGGCTCTACAAGGGCAAGACCGGCATCGCGCGGATCGCGCTGCAGGCGGGCGTGCCGGTCATCCCGGTCGCGATGTTCGGCACCGACAAGGCGAACCCGATCGGCTCGAAGATGTGGCGGCCGTACCCGATCCGGATCAAGATCGGCAAGCCGCTGGACTTCTCCCGCTACGAGGGGCTCGAAGGCGACCGGTTCGTCGAGCGGTCCATCACCGACGAGATCATGTACGCCCTGATGGAGCTCTCCGGGCAGGAGTACGTCGACGTGTACGCGGCGAAGGCCAAGGAACTGCAGGCCGCGCACGACGCCGGGACCGTCACCGACGTGCCGACCCAGCTCAAGCGCGACGCCCGAATCCCGGAGACCGAGGCCAGCTAG
- a CDS encoding glycosyltransferase family 4 protein: MRRTLLVTNDFPPRPGGIQTYLHSFATRLGQDLVVYAPSWESGTHEEFDAKQPFTVVRHPGKLMLPTPDVARRAREILRAESCDSVWFGAAAPLALLAPTLRAAGARRVVASTHGHEVGWSMLPGARQAIRRIGATTDVVTYVSKYTRARFAAAFGRSAALELLPSGVDTDLYRPDAGARAEIRARYGLGDRPTVVCVSRLMPRKGQDMLIRALPGIRSRVPDAALLLVGGGPYRPRLESLARQAGVAEHVVLTGSVPWEELPAHYAAGDVFAMPCRTHGRGLDVEALGIVFLEAAATGLPVVVGDSGGAPETVLDGETGHVVDGRDVAELSDRVGSLLADPAKAAAMGAAGREWMRRSWQWSDRAGRLSTLLDGETTYRFGLS; the protein is encoded by the coding sequence GTGCGTCGAACGCTTCTGGTGACCAACGACTTCCCGCCCCGCCCCGGCGGCATCCAGACCTATCTGCACTCGTTCGCCACCCGGCTCGGGCAGGACCTGGTCGTCTACGCGCCGTCGTGGGAGTCGGGCACCCACGAGGAGTTCGACGCGAAGCAGCCGTTCACCGTCGTGCGGCACCCCGGCAAGCTGATGCTGCCCACCCCCGACGTCGCCCGCCGCGCCCGCGAGATCCTGCGCGCCGAGAGCTGCGACTCGGTGTGGTTCGGCGCCGCCGCCCCGCTCGCCCTGCTCGCGCCCACGCTTCGCGCCGCGGGCGCCCGCCGCGTGGTCGCCAGCACGCACGGCCACGAGGTCGGCTGGTCGATGCTCCCCGGCGCCCGCCAGGCCATCCGCCGGATCGGCGCGACCACCGACGTCGTCACCTACGTCAGCAAGTACACCCGAGCGCGGTTCGCCGCGGCCTTCGGTCGCTCGGCGGCGCTGGAACTGCTGCCCTCGGGGGTCGACACCGACCTCTACCGGCCGGACGCGGGCGCCCGGGCCGAGATCCGCGCCCGGTACGGGCTGGGTGACCGGCCGACCGTGGTGTGCGTGTCCCGGCTGATGCCGCGCAAGGGCCAGGACATGCTCATCCGCGCGCTGCCGGGGATCCGCTCCCGCGTGCCGGACGCGGCGCTGCTGCTGGTCGGTGGCGGCCCGTACCGGCCCCGGCTGGAGTCGCTGGCGCGGCAGGCGGGCGTCGCCGAGCACGTGGTGCTCACCGGTTCCGTGCCGTGGGAGGAGCTGCCCGCGCACTACGCGGCCGGTGACGTGTTCGCGATGCCGTGCCGCACCCATGGCCGCGGCCTGGATGTCGAGGCCCTGGGGATCGTCTTCCTGGAGGCCGCCGCCACCGGCCTGCCGGTCGTCGTCGGCGACTCCGGCGGCGCTCCGGAGACCGTGCTCGACGGCGAGACCGGCCATGTGGTCGACGGTCGGGACGTCGCCGAACTGTCCGACCGCGTCGGTAGCCTCCTGGCCGACCCCGCGAAGGCCGCCGCGATGGGCGCGGCGGGCCGCGAGTGGATGCGGCGGTCCTGGCAGTGGTCGGACCGGGCCGGGCGCCTGTCCACCCTGCTGGATGGTGAGACGACCTACCGGTTCGGCTTGAGCTGA
- a CDS encoding alpha/beta hydrolase — MPAIEGAQAYAHDGSTEIGVLLSHGFTGSPFSMRPWADQLVAQGYSVRVPLLPGHGTRWQDMNRTGWPDWYATVSESFAELRERCDQVFVFGLSMGGALCLRLAEEHGDAIAGVVLVNPSIMTLRKEVRFVGMLSKVVPSIPPISDDIALAGVSEYAYPRTPLRAMASLTKFWALVRQDLGKVDQPLLVLHSAVDHVVEPENSHEILRRVSSADATEVVLENSFHVATLDHDAQLIFDSSVEFVRRITAGERV, encoded by the coding sequence GTGCCCGCTATCGAAGGCGCGCAGGCCTACGCGCACGATGGGTCCACCGAGATCGGTGTGCTGCTCAGCCACGGTTTCACCGGCTCGCCCTTCAGCATGCGCCCGTGGGCCGACCAGTTGGTCGCCCAGGGCTACAGCGTCCGGGTGCCGCTGCTCCCCGGCCACGGCACGCGCTGGCAGGACATGAACCGCACCGGCTGGCCCGACTGGTACGCCACGGTGTCGGAGTCCTTCGCCGAGCTGCGCGAACGCTGTGACCAGGTCTTCGTCTTCGGCCTGTCGATGGGCGGGGCCCTGTGCCTGCGGCTCGCGGAGGAGCATGGGGACGCGATCGCCGGGGTGGTGCTGGTCAACCCGTCGATCATGACCTTGCGCAAGGAGGTCCGGTTCGTCGGGATGCTGTCCAAGGTCGTCCCGTCGATACCGCCGATCAGCGACGACATCGCGCTGGCGGGCGTCAGCGAGTACGCCTACCCCCGCACTCCCCTGCGCGCGATGGCGAGCCTGACCAAGTTCTGGGCGCTCGTGCGGCAGGACCTGGGCAAGGTCGACCAGCCGCTGCTGGTGCTGCACTCGGCGGTCGACCACGTGGTGGAGCCGGAGAACTCCCACGAGATCCTGCGCCGCGTGTCCAGCGCCGACGCCACCGAGGTGGTCCTGGAGAACAGCTTCCACGTCGCCACCCTCGACCACGACGCCCAACTGATCTTCGACTCCAGCGTCGAGTTCGTTCGTCGGATTACCGCAGGTGAGCGAGTGTGA
- a CDS encoding AMP-dependent synthetase/ligase, which produces MREYSVPAIGTVADEESLTDMVWANAERFADAVAFRRRVDGSWIDVTTAEFAAQVAAVAKGLIGSGLRAGDRVALLSRTRYEWTLLDFAIWAAGCVTVPVYETSSAEQIAWILGDSGARAVVVETEAHRHTVEKVVDRLAEVEHVWQIEPGGELDPAVDELTAAGADVSDKTAHERRLAVRSADTATLVYTSGTTGRPKGVELTHRNLLAEIRADIAAFPQLMRPSNAMLVFLPLAHVFARAIALCCVYSRTTLGHLPDVRDLVADLATFRPSFIVAVPRVFEKVYNSAKQRAHAAGRGRVFDLAEELAVEYSTALDGPGPSLALKARRAAMSKLVYSRLRGVLGGRCVAAISGSAPLGEHLAHFFRGVGVPVYEGYGLTETSAAICVNTERAFRVGTVGKPVAGASVRIADDGEILLSGEMVFRGYWHNPAATAEVLEDGWLRTGDLGTLDDEGFLRITGRKKDIIVTAGGKNVAPALLEDRVRRHPLVSQCVVVGDRQPFVAALVTLDPDFVSVWAASHGKQLTVADLVDDPDLRAEIRTAVDEANRAVSKAESIREFTILPRDFTEAAGEITPSMKVRREAIIKAYAEEIAALYG; this is translated from the coding sequence GTGCGCGAATACAGCGTGCCCGCCATCGGAACAGTGGCCGACGAGGAAAGCCTCACCGACATGGTGTGGGCGAACGCCGAGCGGTTCGCCGACGCCGTGGCGTTCCGACGGCGGGTGGACGGGTCATGGATCGACGTCACCACGGCGGAGTTCGCCGCGCAGGTCGCGGCCGTGGCCAAGGGCCTGATCGGCTCGGGGCTGCGGGCGGGCGACCGGGTGGCCCTGTTGTCGCGGACCCGGTACGAGTGGACCCTGCTCGACTTCGCCATCTGGGCGGCGGGCTGTGTGACCGTCCCGGTGTACGAGACCTCCTCGGCCGAGCAGATCGCGTGGATCCTGGGCGACTCCGGCGCGCGGGCGGTCGTGGTGGAGACCGAGGCCCACCGGCACACCGTGGAGAAGGTGGTCGACCGGCTCGCCGAGGTCGAGCACGTGTGGCAGATCGAGCCGGGAGGCGAACTCGACCCGGCGGTCGACGAGCTCACCGCGGCGGGCGCGGACGTCAGCGACAAGACCGCCCACGAGCGCAGGCTCGCGGTCCGCTCCGCCGACACCGCGACCCTGGTCTACACCTCGGGCACCACCGGCAGGCCCAAGGGCGTCGAGCTGACCCACCGCAACCTGCTGGCCGAGATCCGCGCGGACATCGCCGCGTTCCCGCAGCTCATGCGGCCCTCGAACGCGATGCTGGTGTTCCTGCCGCTGGCCCACGTGTTCGCCCGCGCCATCGCGCTGTGCTGCGTGTACTCCCGCACCACGCTGGGCCACCTGCCCGACGTCCGCGACCTGGTCGCCGACCTCGCGACGTTCCGGCCGTCGTTCATCGTCGCCGTGCCGCGGGTGTTCGAGAAGGTCTACAACTCGGCGAAGCAGCGGGCGCACGCCGCGGGCCGCGGCCGGGTCTTCGACCTCGCCGAGGAACTCGCGGTCGAATACAGCACCGCCCTGGACGGGCCCGGCCCGTCGCTGGCGCTGAAGGCCCGTCGCGCGGCGATGAGCAAGCTCGTCTACAGCAGGCTGCGCGGGGTCCTCGGCGGCCGCTGCGTGGCGGCGATCTCCGGCAGCGCGCCGCTGGGTGAGCACCTGGCGCACTTCTTCCGCGGCGTCGGCGTGCCGGTGTACGAGGGTTACGGGCTCACCGAGACGTCGGCAGCCATCTGCGTCAACACCGAGCGGGCTTTCCGGGTCGGCACGGTCGGCAAGCCGGTCGCGGGCGCGTCGGTGCGCATCGCCGACGACGGCGAGATCCTGCTGTCCGGCGAGATGGTGTTCCGCGGCTACTGGCACAACCCGGCCGCCACCGCGGAGGTCCTCGAAGACGGCTGGCTGCGCACCGGCGACCTCGGCACCCTCGACGACGAGGGATTCCTGCGGATCACCGGCCGCAAGAAGGACATCATCGTCACCGCGGGCGGCAAGAACGTCGCCCCGGCGCTGCTGGAGGACCGGGTGCGCAGGCACCCGCTGGTCAGCCAGTGCGTGGTGGTCGGCGACCGGCAGCCGTTCGTGGCCGCGCTGGTGACCCTCGACCCCGACTTCGTCTCGGTGTGGGCGGCGAGCCACGGCAAGCAGCTGACCGTCGCCGACCTCGTGGACGACCCCGACCTGCGCGCCGAGATCCGGACCGCGGTGGATGAGGCGAACCGCGCGGTGTCGAAGGCCGAGTCGATCCGCGAGTTCACCATCCTGCCGCGCGACTTCACCGAGGCGGCGGGTGAGATCACGCCCAGCATGAAGGTGCGGCGCGAGGCGATCATCAAGGCGTACGCCGAGGAGATCGCCGCCCTCTACGGCTGA
- a CDS encoding GyrI-like domain-containing protein — MVLDPSIEERPAQAYVGVRRVVTMATMNEIADRIPEIIGSLIERGVAIAGAPFLRYLRVDTAGEVEVEAGVPVAASDVEEAAVLPAGRYVTITHVGHPDGLTDLTAAVLAWGDELSLDWDVEDGLWGARVERFLTNPMEEPDPARWRTELAIRLAGQP; from the coding sequence ATGGTCTTGGACCCGTCGATCGAGGAACGTCCCGCGCAGGCGTACGTGGGCGTGCGTCGGGTGGTCACCATGGCGACGATGAACGAGATAGCCGACCGGATCCCGGAGATCATCGGCAGCCTGATCGAGCGCGGCGTCGCCATCGCGGGCGCGCCCTTCCTGCGGTACCTGCGGGTCGACACGGCGGGCGAGGTCGAGGTCGAGGCGGGCGTGCCGGTGGCGGCGTCGGACGTCGAGGAGGCCGCCGTGCTCCCCGCCGGCCGCTACGTGACGATCACCCACGTCGGCCACCCGGACGGCTTGACCGACCTCACCGCCGCCGTGCTCGCCTGGGGTGACGAGCTGAGCCTCGACTGGGACGTCGAGGACGGACTCTGGGGAGCACGGGTCGAACGCTTCCTGACCAACCCCATGGAGGAGCCCGACCCGGCCCGGTGGCGCACCGAGCTGGCCATCCGGCTCGCCGGTCAGCCGTAG
- a CDS encoding ROK family glucokinase — MTAIGVDIGGTSVRAGVVDAHGSVLDTARGSTPSGEAELEDVICSTIETLRRKHEVSAVGLAVAGFVGNDRRSVMFAPHLAWRAAPVADRIASRIGLPVVLEHDANAAALAEYHFGALRGARVGLLIAIGTGIGGALLIDGKLFRGAHGVAPELGHLRLVPGGRPCPCGKSGCWERYCSGTALSATAVDLLARHPSSTLVREAARDSRALTGRKVAAAAREGDAVALMAMADLAKWLGEGLALVADVYDPELIVIAGGVSESGPLFLDDARDRYRAVVTGAGHRPLARVRIAHLGDDAGLVGAALACGVR, encoded by the coding sequence GTGACGGCCATCGGTGTCGACATCGGCGGCACCAGCGTCCGGGCGGGTGTGGTGGACGCCCACGGCTCGGTGCTCGACACGGCCCGCGGCTCGACGCCGAGTGGCGAGGCCGAACTCGAGGACGTGATCTGCTCCACCATCGAGACGCTCCGGCGCAAGCACGAGGTCAGCGCTGTCGGGCTCGCGGTGGCGGGCTTCGTCGGCAACGACCGCCGCTCGGTGATGTTCGCACCGCACCTGGCCTGGCGCGCGGCCCCGGTCGCCGACCGCATCGCTTCGCGTATCGGGTTGCCGGTGGTTCTGGAGCACGACGCCAACGCGGCGGCTCTGGCCGAGTATCACTTCGGCGCTCTTCGTGGGGCGCGGGTCGGGCTGCTGATCGCGATCGGGACGGGCATCGGCGGTGCGCTGCTGATCGACGGGAAGCTGTTTCGGGGGGCGCATGGGGTGGCGCCGGAGCTTGGGCACCTGCGGTTGGTGCCCGGGGGACGGCCGTGTCCGTGTGGGAAGTCGGGGTGTTGGGAGCGGTACTGCAGCGGGACGGCGCTGAGCGCGACCGCGGTGGATCTTCTGGCCCGGCATCCTTCGTCGACGCTGGTTCGGGAGGCTGCTCGGGATTCTCGGGCGTTGACTGGGCGGAAGGTGGCCGCGGCTGCCCGTGAGGGTGATGCGGTGGCGCTGATGGCGATGGCGGATCTTGCCAAGTGGTTGGGGGAGGGGTTGGCGCTTGTCGCCGATGTTTATGACCCCGAGCTGATTGTGATCGCGGGTGGGGTTTCGGAGTCCGGGCCGTTGTTTCTGGATGACGCTCGGGATCGTTATCGGGCTGTTGTGACTGGGGCGGGGCATCGGCCGTTGGCCCGGGTGCGGATCGCGCATCTTGGGGATGACGCTGGATTGGTGGGGGCTGCCCTCGCTTGCGGCGTCAGGTGA